The following coding sequences are from one Lolium rigidum isolate FL_2022 chromosome 6, APGP_CSIRO_Lrig_0.1, whole genome shotgun sequence window:
- the LOC124663678 gene encoding uncharacterized protein LOC124663678: MSPIRSYAKRQEKDMAEAINKMFCPLTPRRKNLHFDTVSKRTNFPCPPLAAPDESPSAIETCRTNITWWESVLNWLQYKDSMIDESLGKDSEDLIVLSSGPERMTLSGGSVYKHSEARDIIPRQKMRMPDGPPPSNGEEIQGLWKLFRDEQQETKTCSLNRTFYGPNCLPDIKNPSSKDMITIKEFFSSHQKSMVKHLDHLIYLKDIIRNHLIPQVRSKIRELIKELKLLQNPDLKMLELLYLSDMDPDEEPIDYLAPETEEDYPEQSDAEDED, from the exons ATGTCTCCCATACGATCATATGCCAAGCGTCAAGAGAAGGATATGGCAGAAGCCATAAACAAGATGTTCTGTCCTTTAACCCCCAGGCGTAAGAACTTGCATTTTGATACAGTTTCCAAGCGTACCAACTTCCCATGCCCTCCTCTTGCGGCGCCAGACGAGTCACCAAGTGCCATTGAGACATGCCGCACAAATATCACATGGTGGGAATCTGTTCTGAATTGGTTGCAGTATAAGGACAGTATGATTGATGAGTCTTTGGGCAAGGATTCAGAGGACTTGATCGTGTTATCCAGTGGGCCAGAAAGGATGACACTGAGTGGTGGTTCTG TATATAAGCATTCAGAAGCACGCGACATTATaccaaggcagaaaatgcgtatgCCTGATGGTCCTCCACCATCTAATGGAGAAGAAATTCAAGGACTTTGGAAACTATTTAGAGATGAGCAACAGGAAACAAAAACTTGCAGCTTGAACAGAACATTCTATGGTCCCAATTGTCTTCCTGACATAAAAAACCCATCTTCGAAAGATATGATCACTATCAAAGAGTTCTTCTCCTCCCACCAGAAATCTATGGTCAAGCACTTAGACCATCTGATATACCTAAAGGATATCATACGGAATCATCTGATTCCTCAAGTCCGCTCTAAAATCAGGGAGCTAATAAAGGAATTGAAATTATTACAAAATCCTGACTTGAAGATGCTTGAGTTGCTTTACTTGAGTGATATGGATCCCGATGAAGAACCAATTGACTACTTAGCTCCTGAAACAGAGGAAGATTATCCTGAACAGTCTGATGCGGAGGATGAAGATTGA
- the LOC124666222 gene encoding uncharacterized protein LOC124666222 gives MIDESLGKDSEDLIVLSSGPERMTLSGGSVYKHSEARDIIPRQKMRMPDGPPPSNGEEIQGLWKLFRDEQQETKTCSLNRTFYGPNCLPDIKNPSSKDMITIKEFFSSHQKSMVKHLDHLIYLKDIIRNHLIPQVRSKIRELIKELKLLQNPDLKMLELLYLSDMDPDEEPIDYLAPETEEDYPEQSDAEDED, from the exons ATGATTGATGAGTCTTTGGGCAAGGATTCAGAGGACTTGATCGTGTTATCCAGTGGGCCAGAAAGGATGACACTGAGTGGTGGTTCTG TATATAAGCATTCAGAAGCACGCGACATTATaccaaggcagaaaatgcgtatgCCTGATGGTCCTCCACCATCTAATGGAGAAGAAATTCAAGGACTTTGGAAACTATTTAGAGATGAGCAACAGGAAACAAAAACTTGCAGCTTGAACAGAACATTCTATGGTCCCAATTGTCTTCCTGACATAAAAAACCCATCTTCGAAAGATATGATCACTATCAAAGAGTTCTTCTCCTCCCACCAGAAATCTATGGTCAAGCACTTAGACCATCTGATATACCTAAAGGATATCATACGGAATCATCTGATTCCTCAAGTCCGCTCTAAAATCAGGGAGCTAATAAAGGAATTGAAATTATTACAAAATCCTGACTTGAAGATGCTTGAGTTGCTTTACTTGAGTGATATGGATCCCGATGAAGAACCAATTGACTACTTAGCTCCTGAAACAGAGGAAGATTATCCTGAACAGTCTGATGCGGAGGATGAAGATTGA
- the LOC124667786 gene encoding glutathione S-transferase U8-like, with the protein MSEAPVKLISSFGSTFSHRAEVALRLKRVPYDLVLEDLPNKSELLLKHNPVHKKVPVLLHGDRPAICESLVIVEYIDECFAGPPLLPADPHGRATVRFWAQFIDEKCMKSLWAALWMEPGEGQRKSMVEAKGSLALLQDHLGDTRFFGGDSVGLVDIAASGLAHWLGVMEEISGVTAVTDEEFPALRRWATRYADHDDVKGCLPKRNELVAMFSAFKEMFRAMAMATPQH; encoded by the exons ATGAGTGAGGCGCCGGTGAAGCTCATCAGCTCGTTCGGCAGCACGTTCAGCCACCGCGCGGAGGTGGCCCTACGGCTAAAGCGAGTGCCGTACGATCTCGTCCTCGAAGACCTTCCAAACAAGAGTGAGCTGCTGCTGAAGCACAACCCCGTCCACAAGAAGGTCCCTGTTCTCCTCCACGGTGACCGGCCGGCCATCTGCGAGTCGCTCGTCATCGTTGAGTACATTGATGAATGTTTTGCCGGGCCGCCACTACTGCCCGCCGACCCCCATGGCCGCGCCACCGTCCGTTTCTGGGCTCAGTTCATCGATGAAAAG TGCATGAAGTCTCTGTGGGCGGCGCTGTGGATGGAACCCGGCGAGGGCCAGAGGAAGTCCATGGTGGAGGCGAAGGGGAGCCTGGCGTTGTTGCAGGATCACCTCGGGGACACGAGATTCTTCGGAGGCGACTCCGTTGGCCTCGTCGACATAGCCGCCAGTGGGCTGGCGCACTGGCTCGGGGTCATGGAGGAGATCTCCGGGGTGACCGCGGTCACCGACGAGGAGTTTCCAGCCCTTCGCCGCTGGGCTACACGGTATGCAGACCATGACGACGTGAAGGGGTGCCTTCCAAAGAGGAACGAGCTCGTCGCCATGTTCTCTGCATTCAAGGAGATGTTCCGAGCAATGGCAATGGCAACTCCGCAACATTGA